GCAGAAACGCCATAACGAACAAAATCAACAAGGCCGAGGGTTTCAAAGCTGTTGACGAAACgaaacaagaagaaaacaaagacgTTTACGAGACTGTGTTGAAGGAAAAGTCGGGGAAGTCGCAGTCCCAGGAACCCGGTTTGGCATCTGTGACGACGGACGCTGACGAGCAGTGGCGGTTATTAGCCTTGGTTCTGATCGGGGTCTTGTCTGTGGTGTCACTTCTGCTCGTCATTTTTGTGTTCATCGCCTGTTACATGCTGAAGAGGAAGCGAATGATGGAAAAAACTATCATCTGCAGCTCAGGTGAGATTAATTTTGTGTGACTTTTGTTTTAATggaattttgatttgatttaatgttATGGTGATTTATGATTTAAATAGCAtgaaaaattgtacatatagtataaatataatatatgtaatgaatcgtataaatataatatatgtaatgaaCTGTTAGTGCACAACATTCTTAAAATGTGTCAAGTACACTTTGTTAATAGGTTTGATATGGCTGATGTTTGCTTTGTGATAGAATGCCTGTTGGtctttaaaatcacagcttatAAATTTCTTTGAAGATGTGTCTCACTATGCTGAAATTTGGACAGTTTATATGGATGAGGCGTATAGTcccccccctaccccccccACAAATGAAGATAAAAAAGCCAGATGCTTGTAACATGGGAGTGAATTTATAGCAGTTATCAGTTATAGGTGTAGCTGACTTTCTCACAAGAATTTACTAGAGTTTGCGGgaaattttatgtttaatgttTGCATTACAGTTGATTTTCATGCTGTATTGAGTTGACACTTTCCGCTAATTACATAACAATGGCATAGGTGAGATTCCTTGTGTGTTACTGTAGCGGGCaggtaaatatgtgtacaggtgGGAGAAATGGGCTAGCATGTTTAATCGCTTACGCAGAAACCCCCTTGTTTAATCCGGGAACATGCTGTCTGGGAAGTTTACTCATCAGCTTATTGCAACTTTACAGTTTCGCTATAACAAACTTcaaaattgttgttttgtttctgttgttgtgaACATGTTAACCATTTCATAATTTTAGGAATACATGTCATGGCAATTcccacaaagccattttaagACATCAGTGTCATTTTGTTTATGCAAAATGTGTGCTAAATGTGAATTTCTTATCAGGGTTTTTACTCTACTTgttcataaacatgaatgtacTATGGGAGTAATTTGTCCTGAAACTGtgaaactgtgaaaaaaaatggcagTGTGTTTGATAATGCAGGCCTaactatcatttttttttaatttttattttttttttatggacaCATAATTATGAAGACTCAAAATACTTGAACTAGTTGATAAGAAGAAAAGAATCAAAGAGGTTATTGTAGAGGTTTGAGATTCACCTTGAAAGATTACTAGAATAGAAATATCCTTTAGAAGcaatggttttatttaaactgtaTAGTGAATAGATTTAACCTTTCCATACACAGGTAGTGTCTCATTTGTTTGATCATGGATACTGTATCAAATGTACCAGTTCAAATAGCTAAGCTTCATTTTCAAAGGCCCAGTAAACCTGTATAGGTGGCCTGCTCACAAGGATATCACTCCCCACTCTCCCCATCACCCTTCGTGAAAATAAATTAGACATCAGACAGAGGTGGCTAGACTGAAGCCTTCCATCAGAAACATATATATTAGTTTAACAGGACTCCTGATGCGCAGATCTTAATAAAATGTCGggtgataaaaaataaatttgaccCTAgcgattacatgtacatgtacccctCTCCACCCAAGCCTTGGTCACAGACTAAATATATGGTTATCAGGGTTGTAGAGGTCCAGAATCTAGAGCTCAATAAGGTTTAAAGTTAACCATAGGTGACCTTCTTTACAAAGCCTTTTCTAGTCCTTCGACTTTGCGATTACTCAAGTAGATTCTCAGTCAGCAGCCAACTGTACACTGTAAtaggagagagaaaaaagacCATTATTTACAAAGGTCTAGCCCCATACCACTGGCTGCTTTAGCCATGCACAAGTTGAGATAATGGACTGGCCACTTATTCCATGATAAATCTTTAAGTGTTTATCCAAAACAATCTGCACCCTGGAAATAAAAACCACATATATCATGTCATTCAAGTTCAGAGGTATTCAGGGTTTTTAAAAGACTCAAAGTCTGTTTGTTGAACTCTCAAGTTTGTACATACACACCTCTTAAGGGACAAGTCTTAGCCTGGACAAAGTCCATGTCTGGGTTACCCAGGTATGTGACCTTAGCTGCTTTTTCTATGAGCATGTCCCTGACAATTTATCTGCTTTATACCTAAGCAAGGGTGTGCATTCAATAGTTAAGTAAATATTACCTATGCCTTTGAGCATTGAGCCACATCATGCCTGGGGGTATTAGATTAAACCACCAACAAATACATATCTCTTTCTgctaatttaatttttttttttttttttttttggatttcaCAAGAGTACTGTTACATTATACCTTTGTAACATCATATTCAGCTTAGAAATGCAAACATCTCgggagtttggtggtacaggataaatacatgttttccaAGAACTGTTGACTTGAGAAACAGTATAAAAgcactgtcatacatgtaaatatttgttgattttttttgtcgTTATTCAAGACATTATCGTAAAGTGTAATATAATATTTGggttatttacattattttgagaCATTTTCTGAGCATTATCTGAGGCATCTCATATTGGGATCTCCACGTTGATACATAAAAAATACCTGTCAtttgctgtttgtttttaaagttaATATCTTATTGGAATAGCTGGTATCAACACTGTTAACATGTTGTATGACA
Above is a window of Liolophura sinensis isolate JHLJ2023 unplaced genomic scaffold, CUHK_Ljap_v2 scaffold_592, whole genome shotgun sequence DNA encoding:
- the LOC135481706 gene encoding uncharacterized protein LOC135481706, translated to MAGYRLMFTLGSALLMLVCAEAVNARFHSRDFNNAVSSCPSGKYYDLKLKECRKCSFCPVNEIVRRPCHKHRDTVCGPFTEFERFNQAPSEEKGNTGEAASRNAITNKINKAEGFKAVDETKQEENKDVYETVLKEKSGKSQSQEPGLASVTTDADEQWRLLALVLIGVLSVVSLLLVIFVFIACYMLKRKRMMEKTIICSS